A genomic region of Bosea sp. 124 contains the following coding sequences:
- the trpA gene encoding tryptophan synthase subunit alpha, protein MTDLKTATGQARIQARFQACATEGRAALVTFITAGDPDFGTASAILDALPGAGADLIELGVPFTDPMADGIPVQLAGQRALKGGQTLKKTLAMVQGFRAAGHDTPIVLMGYYNPIYAYGVEPFLRDARAAGVDGLIVVDLPPEEDSELCLPALAAGLSFIRLATPTTDDKRLPKVLQNTSGFVYYVSMTGVTGGAIANYDAVGEAVARIKRHTNLPVAVGFGVKTAQDAATIAKGADGVVVGSALVDRVRLSLDADGKATEKTVSAVTSLVAELAAGIRSAAKVAA, encoded by the coding sequence ATGACCGATCTCAAGACAGCCACCGGCCAGGCTCGTATCCAGGCCCGCTTCCAGGCTTGCGCGACCGAGGGCCGCGCCGCGCTCGTGACCTTCATCACGGCGGGCGACCCCGATTTCGGAACCGCCAGCGCGATCCTCGACGCGCTGCCCGGTGCCGGCGCCGACCTCATCGAACTCGGCGTGCCCTTCACCGATCCGATGGCCGACGGCATCCCGGTCCAGCTCGCCGGCCAGCGCGCGCTCAAGGGCGGCCAGACACTGAAGAAGACGCTGGCCATGGTCCAGGGCTTCCGTGCCGCCGGTCACGACACGCCGATCGTGCTGATGGGCTACTACAACCCGATCTACGCCTACGGCGTCGAACCTTTCCTGCGGGATGCGCGCGCGGCCGGTGTCGACGGCCTGATCGTCGTCGACCTGCCACCGGAGGAGGACAGCGAGCTCTGCCTGCCGGCGCTGGCCGCCGGGCTGAGCTTCATCCGCCTCGCCACGCCGACCACCGACGACAAGCGCCTGCCCAAGGTGCTGCAGAACACCTCCGGCTTCGTCTATTATGTCTCGATGACCGGCGTCACCGGCGGCGCGATCGCGAACTACGACGCGGTCGGCGAGGCCGTGGCGCGGATCAAGCGCCACACCAATCTCCCGGTCGCGGTCGGCTTCGGCGTCAAGACGGCACAGGACGCAGCCACCATCGCCAAGGGCGCTGACGGCGTCGTCGTGGGATCGGCCCTGGTCGACCGCGTACGGCTCTCACTGGACGCCGACGGCAAGGCCACGGAAAAGACGGTTTCGGCTGTCACCTCGCTCGTCGCAGAGCTCGCCGCGGGCATCCGCTCGGCCGCGAAGGTGGCGGCCTGA
- the accD gene encoding acetyl-CoA carboxylase, carboxyltransferase subunit beta: protein MNWISEVVRPRIKTLFKRESPENLWIKCPDSGQMVFHKDVEANGFVIPGSDHHMRVTAQDRLRLTFDEGKWLDVPLPEVATDPLKFRDEKRYIDRLKDARTKTGATDAFKVGYGRVKGFALTIAVQDFHFMGGSLGMAAGEAFIKGARTALEKKTPYVVFAASGGARMQEGILSLMQLPRTTVAIRMLRKAGLPYIVVLTNPTTGGVTASYAMLGDIQIAEPGALIGFAGPRVIEQTIREKLPEGFQRAEYLKDHGMVDMVVHRHDLPETLARLGRLLTKQPAPASEPAPASPPQAITEAV, encoded by the coding sequence ATGAACTGGATTTCCGAAGTCGTCCGGCCGCGCATCAAAACGCTGTTCAAGCGCGAGAGCCCGGAGAATCTCTGGATCAAATGCCCCGATTCCGGGCAGATGGTCTTTCACAAGGATGTCGAGGCCAATGGCTTCGTCATTCCCGGCTCCGACCACCATATGCGCGTCACCGCGCAGGACCGGCTGCGCCTGACCTTCGACGAGGGCAAGTGGCTCGACGTGCCGCTGCCCGAGGTCGCGACCGATCCGCTGAAGTTCCGCGACGAGAAGCGCTATATCGACCGGCTGAAGGACGCCCGCACCAAGACCGGCGCCACAGACGCCTTCAAGGTCGGCTATGGCCGGGTCAAAGGCTTCGCCCTCACCATCGCGGTGCAGGATTTCCACTTCATGGGCGGCTCGCTCGGCATGGCGGCCGGCGAGGCCTTCATCAAGGGCGCCAGGACCGCGCTTGAGAAAAAGACGCCCTATGTCGTCTTCGCGGCCTCGGGCGGCGCGCGCATGCAGGAGGGCATCCTGTCGCTGATGCAGCTCCCGCGCACGACCGTCGCCATCCGGATGCTGCGCAAGGCCGGCCTGCCCTATATCGTCGTGCTGACCAACCCGACGACCGGCGGCGTCACCGCCTCCTATGCCATGCTGGGCGACATCCAGATCGCCGAGCCCGGTGCGCTGATCGGCTTCGCCGGGCCGCGCGTGATCGAGCAGACCATCCGCGAGAAGTTGCCGGAAGGCTTCCAGCGGGCCGAATACCTCAAGGATCACGGCATGGTCGACATGGTGGTGCACCGGCACGACCTGCCCGAGACGCTGGCGCGGCTCGGCCGGCTCCTGACGAAGCAGCCGGCTCCGGCCAGCGAGCCCGCGCCCGCCTCGCCGCCGCAAGCCATCACCGAAGCCGTCTGA
- a CDS encoding folylpolyglutamate synthase/dihydrofolate synthase family protein translates to MGSSDTVLARLLALHPKLIDLSLGRILTLLERLGDPQKRLPPVIHVAGTNGKGSTIAFMRAILEAAGLSVHVYTSPHLVRFHERIRLGAPGGGRFVDETVLVEALERCERANAGDQITFFEITTAVAFLLFAEHKADVVLLEVGLGGRFDATNIIAHPACTVVTPVSLDHSEYLGDSVTKIAGEKAGIFKRGAPAVIAPQEPEPTAVLEAAAERVGAAKILIGAQDFTVHEAGGRLVYEDGDGLLDLPLPRLAGRHQHVNAGTAIAALRAAGYGGLPARVFEQGMRDADWPARLQRLARGRLADLVPGRAELWLDGGHNPDGGRVLAQAMADLADRNPAPLVMIAGMLSTKDAKATLSHFKGLAQMLFAVPIQNQLVARPAEEVAEQARAAGIAAEVAGSVEQALREIATRDWSAPPRILICGSLYLAGEVLQANGTLPA, encoded by the coding sequence ATGGGTTCGTCCGACACGGTCCTGGCGCGTCTCCTGGCGCTGCATCCCAAGCTGATCGACCTCTCGCTCGGCCGCATCCTGACCCTGCTGGAGCGGCTCGGCGATCCGCAGAAGCGTCTGCCGCCGGTGATCCATGTCGCCGGCACCAATGGCAAGGGTTCGACGATCGCCTTCATGCGGGCGATCCTCGAAGCGGCCGGCCTCTCCGTCCATGTCTACACCTCGCCGCATCTCGTGCGCTTCCATGAGCGCATCCGGCTGGGCGCGCCGGGCGGGGGCCGCTTCGTCGACGAGACCGTGCTGGTCGAGGCGCTGGAGCGCTGCGAGCGGGCCAATGCCGGCGACCAGATCACGTTCTTCGAGATCACCACGGCGGTGGCCTTCCTGCTCTTCGCCGAGCACAAGGCCGATGTCGTGCTGCTCGAGGTCGGCCTCGGCGGGCGCTTCGACGCGACCAACATCATCGCGCACCCGGCCTGCACGGTGGTGACGCCGGTCTCGCTCGACCATTCCGAATATCTCGGCGACAGCGTCACCAAGATCGCGGGCGAAAAGGCCGGCATCTTCAAGCGCGGCGCGCCGGCGGTGATCGCTCCGCAGGAACCGGAGCCGACAGCGGTTCTGGAAGCGGCGGCGGAGCGTGTCGGTGCAGCGAAGATCCTGATCGGGGCCCAGGATTTCACCGTCCACGAGGCCGGCGGGCGGCTGGTCTATGAGGATGGCGACGGGCTGCTCGATCTGCCGCTGCCGCGCCTTGCCGGGCGCCATCAGCATGTCAATGCCGGCACCGCGATCGCTGCTTTGCGCGCCGCAGGCTATGGCGGTCTGCCGGCGCGCGTCTTCGAGCAGGGCATGCGCGATGCGGACTGGCCGGCGCGGCTGCAAAGGCTGGCGCGCGGCAGGCTCGCCGATCTCGTGCCGGGACGGGCCGAGCTCTGGCTCGACGGCGGGCACAACCCCGATGGCGGCCGCGTGCTGGCCCAGGCGATGGCCGATCTCGCCGACCGCAACCCGGCGCCGCTGGTAATGATCGCAGGCATGCTCTCGACCAAGGACGCGAAGGCGACGCTCAGCCATTTCAAGGGGCTGGCGCAGATGCTCTTCGCCGTGCCGATCCAGAACCAGCTCGTCGCCCGCCCGGCCGAGGAGGTCGCGGAACAGGCGCGCGCGGCCGGCATCGCGGCCGAAGTCGCCGGCTCGGTCGAGCAGGCCTTGCGCGAAATCGCGACGCGCGACTGGTCCGCGCCACCGCGCATCCTGATCTGCGGCTCGCTCTATCTCGCCGGCGAGGTGCTTCAAGCCAACGGCACGCTGCCGGCGTGA
- a CDS encoding aldo/keto reductase: MVTHAFGHAGREIPAIGQGTWYIEQGERREAIAALRRGLDLGLCHIDTAEMYGDGRSEAIIGEAIADRRNDAFLVSKVLPHNASKSGTRAACERSLRHLKTDRLDCYLLHWRGPHPLAETFAAFEALKAEGKILSWGVSNFDEDDLDEALAAAGPGAIACNQVLYHLRERAIEHAVIPWCERHGVAVTAYSPFGHDDFPASGSAGGRVLAEIAAAHGATARQVALAFLTRRPSVFAIPKAGKVPHVEDNAGALRFVLTEGDLARIETAFPRGRKPHALPML; encoded by the coding sequence ATGGTGACGCATGCATTCGGACATGCCGGCCGGGAGATCCCCGCCATAGGCCAGGGCACGTGGTATATCGAGCAGGGCGAGCGACGCGAGGCGATCGCGGCCCTGCGGCGCGGGCTCGATCTCGGCCTTTGCCATATCGACACGGCCGAGATGTATGGCGACGGCCGCTCGGAAGCGATCATCGGCGAGGCCATCGCCGACCGGCGCAACGATGCCTTCCTGGTCTCGAAGGTGTTGCCGCATAATGCGTCGAAAAGCGGGACGCGCGCCGCCTGCGAGCGCTCGCTGCGTCATCTCAAGACCGACCGGCTCGACTGCTACCTGCTGCACTGGCGCGGACCGCATCCCCTGGCCGAGACGTTCGCCGCCTTCGAGGCGCTGAAGGCCGAGGGCAAGATTCTGTCCTGGGGCGTCAGCAATTTCGACGAGGACGATCTCGACGAAGCGCTGGCCGCCGCCGGGCCCGGCGCGATCGCCTGCAACCAGGTGCTCTACCATCTGCGCGAGCGCGCAATCGAGCATGCCGTCATTCCCTGGTGCGAGCGCCATGGCGTCGCCGTCACCGCCTACAGCCCGTTCGGGCATGATGATTTCCCGGCATCGGGCAGCGCCGGCGGGCGGGTCCTGGCCGAGATCGCGGCCGCGCATGGCGCCACCGCCCGACAGGTCGCGCTCGCCTTCCTGACACGCCGGCCAAGCGTCTTCGCGATACCCAAGGCAGGCAAGGTTCCCCATGTCGAGGACAATGCAGGTGCGCTGCGGTTCGTTCTGACGGAAGGCGACCTCGCTCGCATCGAGACGGCCTTCCCGCGCGGACGCAAGCCGCACGCGCTGCCGATGCTTTAG